Proteins encoded within one genomic window of Triticum aestivum cultivar Chinese Spring chromosome 2D, IWGSC CS RefSeq v2.1, whole genome shotgun sequence:
- the LOC123052386 gene encoding putative PAP-specific phosphatase, mitochondrial, protein MPLLHLSLPAHRLLVGRRRLFAPLTPPPSRISIRAAALISSAAEDGCDLPFPPERAPHRRELAAAAASVERACRLCVDVKRSLLSGGRKILEKNDQSPVTIADFGVQALISFELQQLFPSIPLVAEEDSTFLKSSNPDDNSGNVLIESISSAVADKVKNSGSPLTHDDVLRAIDRGGKDAVSFDSNPATYWVLDPIDGTKGFLKGDDALYVVGLALVVNGKVAVGVMGCPNWTNGTTANKKEENLDPCPGNGILMVSHVCCGTWSRHLSPEIGQFTTAQDVWKRCFVDACSVVHMARFCIPDSQTWNMIPLSVLFDSTTDESDTRDENKILLRYACCGSLCKYIMVASGRASVFFSRARVNTQIKAWDHAVGMICVQEAGGQISDWSGEPLDLAADLTGRRILYPSGGVLVTNGALHDKLVELISANYK, encoded by the exons ATGCCGCTCCTCCACCTCTCGCTTCCGGCGCACCGTCTCCTCGTCGGCCGCCGGCGACTATTCGCCCCGCTGACGCCTCCTCCCTCTCGTATCTCGATAAG GGCGGCAGCGTTGATATCGTCAGCCGCGGAGGATGGATGCGATCTCCCCTTCCCGCCAGAGCGCGCTCCCCACCGCCGCGAgctcgccgcagccgccgcctctGTCGAGCGCGCCTGCCGCCTCTGCGTAGAC GTGAAGAGATCACTTCTTTCAGGTGGAAGGAAGATTCTTGAAAAGAATGACCAAAGTCCTGTGACAATTGCAGATTTTGGAGTTCAGGCCCTTATCAGCTTCG AGCTCCAGCAACTGTTTCCATCAATACCTCTGGTGGCAGAAGAGGACTCAACATTTCTGAAGTCATCTAATCCTGATGATAACAGTGGTAATGTACTCATTGAGTCAATTTCAAGTGCTGTCGCAGACAAAGTGAAAAATAGTGGTTCACCTTTAACTCATGATGATGTATTGAGAGCTATTGATAGAGGAGGCAAGGACGCTGTCTCCTTTGATTCAAATCCTGCTACTTATTGG GTACTTGATCCAATTGATGGCACTAAAGGTTTCTTGAAAGGAGATGATGCTCTGTATGTG GTCGGTTTGGCTCTTGTGGTGAACGGGAAGGTAGCAGTGGGAGTGATGGGATGTCCAAATTGGACCAATGGTACCACGGCAAACAAGAAAGAAGAAAATCTTGATCCCTGTCCTGGCAATGGCATCCTTATGGTGTCTCATGTATGCTGTGGTACTTGGTCTAGGCACTTGTCTCCTGAGATTGGCCAGTTCACCACAGCACAGGATGTTTGGAAGAGATGTTTTGTTGATGCATGTTCAGTTGTGCACATGGCACGCTTCTGCATTCCGGATAGCCAAACTTGGAACATGATACCATTATCCGTCCTCTTTGACTCAACAACAGATGAATCTGATACTCGAGATGAGAATAAAATTCTTCTCCGATATGCTTGCTGTGGCAG CTTGTGCAAATATATAATGGTAGCATCTGGGAGAGCCTCAGTTTTTTTCAGTCGAGCACGGGTGAACACTCAAATCAAG GCTTGGGATCATGCTGTTGGGATGATTTGTGTGCAGGAAGCTGGTGGTCAG ATCAGTGACTGGAGTGGAGAACCGTTGGATCTTGCAGCTGACCTAACAGGGCGAAGAATTCTGTACCCTTCAGGCGGTGTTCTTGTCACAAACGGCGCTCTGCACGACAAGCTCGTCGAACTGATCTCAGCAAACTATAAATAG